One Arvicanthis niloticus isolate mArvNil1 chromosome 13, mArvNil1.pat.X, whole genome shotgun sequence genomic window carries:
- the LOC117719355 gene encoding olfactory receptor 8S1-like, with the protein MHSKAMRNFSVVSEFILLGLSADAQVQAVLFVVFLVIYVLTLTGNSTILLVITADVHFRSPMYFFLGHLSFLDLLYSSVSVPKMLENLVSETKTIPVKGCLAQAFFVFAIGGTEALLLAVMAYDRYAAICHPLLYGQMMSDQFCQGLVWGSWSLAILNSLINTLLAANLDFCDHGTIHNYNCEFPSLFPLSCSDVSTNITAMFWTFVIHASGTFLLVVCSYGCIFSTVLHMSSTKGRSKAFSTCSSHLTVVMLYFGSACLRYALRTSGSPVETLFSLQYSVITPMLNPFIYSLKNKEVKAAMRKLLARCCRHF; encoded by the coding sequence ATGCACTCCAAAGCTATGAGGAACTTCAGTGTTGTCTCTGAGTTCATCCTCCTTGGTCTGTCTGCTGACGCTCAGGTCCAGGCTGTACTCTTTGTGGTTTTCCTTGTGATCTATGTCCTGACCCTGACAGGAAACTCTACGATTCTGCTGGTGATAACGGCAGATGTTCACTTCCGTTCTCCGATGTACTTTTTTCTGGGCCACCTCTCCTTCCTGGATCTTTTGTATTCATCAGTCTCCGTGCCCAAGATGCTGGAGAATCTGGTGTCTGAGACAAAAACAATCCCTGTGAAGGGATGTCTGGCCCAGGCCTTCTTTGTGTTTGCCATTGGAGGTaccgaggctttacttcttgcgGTCATGGCTTACGACCGCTATGCAGCCATTTGCCATCCTCTACTCTATGGCCAGATGATGAGCGACCAGTTCTGTCAGGGGCTTGTGTGGGGATCCTGGAGCCTGGCCATCCTGAACTCACTCATTAATACCCTCCTAGCTGCGAATTTGGACTTTTGTGACCATGGAACCATACACAACTACAACTGTGAGTTTCcgtccctcttccctctctcctgctctgatgtGTCCACTAACATCACCGCCATGTTCTGGACTTTTGTCATACACGCCTCTGGAACCTTCCTTCTCGTGGTGTGTTCCTACGGCTGCATTTTCTCCACTGTACTACACATGAGCTCTACCAAGGGCAGGAGCAAGGCTTTCTCCACCTGCTCCTCCCACCTCACTGTGGTGATGTTATACTTTGGTTCGGCCTGCCTGCGCTACGCCTTGCGGACCTCGGGTTCTCCCGTGGAAACACTCTTCTCTCTGCAGTACAGCGTCATCACCCCCATGCTGAACCCCTTCATCTACAGCCTGAAGAACAAGGAGGTGAAAGCCGCTATGAGGAAGCTGCTGGCAAGATGCTGCCGGCATTTTTAG
- the LOC117719325 gene encoding olfactory receptor 8S1-like, with product MRNHSAVREFVLLGLSSDPYIEPALFVLFLLVYLLTVVGNSLMLFVIVADSHLHTPMYFFLRQLSFLDLCHSSVTAPKMLENLLSEEKTILVESCLAQAFFVFTTGGTEACLLAAMAYDRYVAIGSPLLYSQVMSSQLCVGLVWLSWGLAIVDALLNILLAVSLDFCEDETIPHFSCELSSLFPLSCSDTAANFTLLLCSSVMHFFGTLVMIVCSYGRIVSAVLRVSSSTGRSKAFSTCLSHLTTVILFYGSGFISYLLPVSGSPLEMVFSLQYSVITPMLNPLIYSLKNKEVKAAVGRMIRKHF from the coding sequence ATGAGGAACCACAGTGCTGTCCGTGAGTTTGTCCTTCTCGGACTATCCAGTGACCCCTACATTGAGCCTGCCCTCTTTGTCCTGTTCCTTCTGGTTTACCTCCTCACCGTGGTGGGGAACTCTCTGATGCTGTTCGTGATTGTGGCTGActctcacctccacacacctATGTATTTCTTCTTGAGACAGCTGTCCTTCCTGGACCTCTGCCATTCCTCTGTCACAGCTCCCAAGATGCTAGAGAATCTACTTTCTGAGGAGAAAAccattttggttgaaagttgctTGGCTCAGGCCTTCTTTGTCTTCACCACCGGTGGCACAGAGGCCTGTCTGCTCGCAGcgatggcctatgaccgctatgttgcCATCGGCTCCCCTTTGCTTTACAGCCAGGTGATGAGTAGTCAGCTCTGTGTGGGGCTGGTGTGGCTCTCCTGGGGTCTGGCCATAGTGGATGCTCTCCTCAATATCCTTCTGGCTGTCAGTTTAGATTTCTGTGAGGATGAAACGATTCCTCACTTCAGCTGTGaactgtcttctctcttccctctgtcctgCTCTGACACAGCTGCCAACTTCACACTCCTGCTGTGCTCCTCTGTCATGCATTTCTTTGGAACCCTTGTCATGATTGTTTGCTCATATGGCCGCATTGTCTCCGCTGTCCTGAGGGTCAGCTCCAGCACTGGGAGAAGCAAGGCCTTCTCCACCTGCTTGTCCCACCTCACCACTGTCATCTTGTTCTATGGCTCCGGGTTCATCAGTTATCTCTTACCGGTTTCAGGGTCCCCCCTGGAGATGGTCTTCTCCTTGCAGTATAGTGTGATCACCCCCATGCTGAACCCCCTCATCTACAGCCTGAAGAACAAGGAGGTGAAGGCGGCGGTGGGAAGAATGATCAGAAAGCATTTTTAG